One Plasmodium vivax chromosome 13, whole genome shotgun sequence genomic region harbors:
- a CDS encoding hypothetical protein, conserved (encoded by transcript PVX_084455A) yields the protein MGRGPPCCEKQVEGERNAEYQKLDDLEGIQKMNVEGKGKKGKTHHSDKTHYTDKTHHNDKTHHSDKKEYIEKVKRLKEKKYFGSKTIGNKYSYIYLINQIFGSGIVSIPYVFKSSGWLPCLITNIFICVLTIFNTLLFLRAMTMIPNNIHFNKRYEYISTVCYFLGKNNIFFWLMQMCYYASILASNIISIVIVSHALDYIIINAVGYTVGFTVYPNFQINYFIDVNELYYSKSYVVCITMGYVINAVISIYFSQSNLEDNMKIQLLSFLFLMSTIFQMIFLSGLKIYRYNASGAIINKGVKKYTNIKYPTAFGDFNFKQLLSSYISSYSAVTVIPCWANEMKADVKIIKTVWVSNFFCCFVYYIFGYILCTAYPDISNDNILYDILENPFINTYMKICIYLFDLLTIAPGIYVYCIATRYNLVNSNICSEKMAFILGTIFPFLISWFFTSRVIFENIFTWSSLIFSYACNFITPSIIYLIACKNIPYSGKNPLHHILVLYDPKEHKRKKPIYGIFYPRDVAQGKKATSWNSHKGRGEDKPKGSAAQYDVRSMMDTPLGNSPNEERKCLLPLPNSQMSYPHLGGTNYDAANVEAAYPGEGHPTCDKPVHLSCPHVSAPYGTDTNPPMVYTQGGRNNQMASPQGDLTYELLPLGEEKPMRIPPIDDFIVPIKAPPGEDAPKGEDPTHVQTEKSIPLQANRHPAPLTTDGAHLLAGGGVPSEEDDPLMQNEERYSSKEDDEKSKQNACEFHRRRKGNAEAFEFRKCSSLFNMKANNINKNNPKAKQRLPSNVRKSRKHKTVMGIEKKNKKNKRISIKNEQQECSDDSDVTDSELLNDKIIADMSRDIYNDIRIIKSNYERDEYLIKYSDIFDSFLNLKLMLEGVDDGENACHECRGSYLCNGRDAYDVCKGRDFYNVDHAGKGPSLELSAPNGGDPPPSSLALAPHAYTYDVRNARGGTLPCRGLPTGEQQMSDAEEGGHWTSGNPFRAKTTVNYQTREEDKANDSYQRIGTTITQVDTTPRGDNPDEEEMKEVQIDMPSNDVYEGKLSNDLKKDFHVLINGISNKQNLTWAFDGNKNEGRKNASPNSNIHVNVSNVEKSFHSNGPINSPFRKSKSDIYSYSLNLCKNGHGRDDYTDEINGMLLLRKLHSRRNCPIKHKTSDESVHTLLQTKSADNYANCKFLYFPSDEKMHVHFEQINELEATKERGKKNPTEDSPQNFETNHQMVITPLGSANYSQVDVTPQCSNMNKFETFPNSVHKRKGIPPKGSNQEGYADMQKCQSKDRILYFLNSFNRKSKMYKDVNMLSVPDNVYNVIPKINKGNGHSNFDETLNSIFNYYKYNFLLSFSEKNKKRGTLAKYKQARPAHWVPSHGEVGRSDGDMRNGRDGAFLNGSRDRAYAQSIQEGNANSSSPPNDDVASYSDNNVGENEPKKTFATPNSKLSYLNKFHADEKKEPLLMGHQKENHYDELPTINLICPEKPLHGYEDAYQIDDYVNGKINENIIHVYPSRYLRIKHVKITEVLLFVAVLLLLISVFYDFSY from the coding sequence ATGGGGAGGGGACCCCCGTGCTGCGAAAAACAAGTGGAGGGCGAGAGAAATGCAGAGTACCAAAAGTTGGACGATCTGGAGGGgatacaaaaaatgaatgttgaagggaaaggcaaaaaggggaagacgcaCCACAGTGATAAGACGCACTACACTGATAAAACGCACCACAACGATAAAACGCACCACAGTGATAAGAAGGAATACATCGAGAAGGTGAAGCggctgaaggagaaaaaatattttggaaGTAAAACGATAGGAAACAAGTACAGCTATATATACCTAATAAACCAAATATTCGGGTCAGGCATTGTGTCCATCCCATATGTATTTAAAAGTTCGGGGTGGCTCCCTTGTCTAATCACaaacattttcatatgcgtcttaaccatttttaacaCCTTACTGTTTCTACGCGCAATGACAATGATCCCGAATAACATCCATTTTAATAAGAGGTACGAATACATCTCCACGGTCTGTTACTTCTTGGGGAAGAACAACATATTCTTTTGGCTGATGCAAATGTGCTACTACGCCAGCATCTTGGCAAGCAACATCATATCGATAGTCATAGTTTCCCACGCATTGgattacataataataaatgccGTGGGCTACACCGTAGGGTTTACTGTGTACCcgaattttcaaattaacTACTTCATAGATGTAAATGAGCTATACTACAGCAAGAGTTATGTGGTGTGCATAACGATGGGATATGTAATCAACGCGGTTATAtcgatttatttttcgcaaTCCAATTTGGAAGACAACATGAAGATACAGCTGTTGTCTTTCCTATTTCTGATGAGCaccatttttcaaatgatcTTCCTAAGTGGACTTAAAATATATCGCTACAACGCCAGCGGGGCCATAATCAACAAGGGCGTAAAGAAATACACCAATATAAAATATCCCACAGCCTTTGGAGATTTTAATTTCAAGCAACTTCTCTCATCATACATTTCTTCCTACTCAGCAGTGACGGTAATTCCATGTTGGGCAAACGAAATGAAGGCagatgtaaaaattataaaaactgTGTGGGTCTCCAACTTTTTCTGTTGCTtcgtttattatatatttggCTACATATTATGTACAGCCTACCCTGACATTAGCAATGATAATATACTGTAtgacattttggaaaacccTTTTATAAATACCTATAtgaaaatttgtatatacCTATTTGACTTGCTAACCATTGCTCCGGGAATATATGTCTACTGCATAGCTACTCGCTACAATTTAGTTAATAGTAATATTTGCTCTGAAAAAATGGCCTTCATTTTGGGTaccattttcccctttttaatttcctggTTTTTTACCTCCAGGGTTATtttcgaaaatattttcacttGGTCCAGCTTGATTTTCTCCTATGCCTGTAATTTCATCACCCCATCTATTATATATCTCATAGCTTGTAAGAACATCCCCTACTCTGGCAAGAATCCCCTCCACCATATTCTTGTCCTCTACGACCCGAAGGAGCACAAGCGGAAGAAGCCCATTTATGGCATTTTCTACCCACGGGATGTTGCCCAGGGGAAGAAAGCCACCAGTTGGAACTCCCACAAAGGAAGAGGCGAAGACAAACCAAAGGGTAGTGCAGCGCAGTATGATGTGCGAAGTATGATGGATACTCCTTTGGGGAATTCCCCCAATGAAGAGCGAAAATGTTTACTCCCGCTGCCGAATAGCCAGATGAGCtacccccatttgggggggaccAACTATGACGCCGCCAATGTAGAGGCAGCATACCCAGGGGAGGGACACCCAACATGTGACAAGCCGGTGCATTTAAGCTGCCCCCATGTGAGTGCCCCATATGGCACAGATACGAATCCACCGATGGTTTACACACAGGGAGGGAGAAATAACCAAATGGCCTCACCGCAGGGGGATCTTACGTACgagctcctccccctcggcGAGGAGAAACCGATGCGGATACCCCCCATAGACGACTTCATAGTGCCAATAAAAGCACCACCTGGGGAAGATGCACCCAAGGGGGAGGACCCCACACATGTGCAAACGGAAAAAAGCATCCCGTTGCAGGCGAACAGACACCCCGCACCGTTAACTACAGATGGTGCACATCTCTTAGCGGGTGGCGGGGTCCCCTCAGAAGAGGACGACCCGCTGATGCAAAATGAGGAGCGGTACTCCAGCAAAGAAGACGACGAGAAGAGCAAACAAAACGCATGCGAGTTCCACCGGCGAAGGAAAGGCAACGCGGAGGCATTCGAATTTCGCAAGTGCAGCTCCCTCTTCAATATGAAGGCGAACAACATAAATAAGAACAACCCTAAGGCGAAGCAAAGGCTACCAAGCAATGTAAGAAAATCGAGGAAGCACAAAACGGTCATGGGgattgaaaagaaaaataaaaaaaacaaaagaatctccataaaaaatgagcaacaaGAATGCTCCGACGATTCAGACGTCACCGATAGTGAACTCTTAAACGATAAAATAATTGCAGACATGTCGAGGGACATTTACAACGACATCcgaataataaaaagtaacTACGAAAGGGATGAGTACTTGATTAAATATTCGGACATTTTCGACTCCTTTTTGAATTTGAAACTGATGCTGGAGGGCGTCGACGACGGGGAAAACGCTTGCCATGAGTGTAGGGGGAGTTATTTGTGTAACGGGCGCGATGCGTACGATGTGTGTAAGGGGCGCGATTTTTACAACGTTGACCACGCCGGGAAGGGACCCTCGCTGGAGCTTAGCGCGCCGAATGGGGGGGATCCACCCCCCAGCAGCTTGGCGCTAGCTCCCCACGCGTATACCTATGATGTTCGTAACGCACGGGGGGGAACGCTGCCGTGTAGGGGTCTTCCAACTGGGGAGCAGCAAATGTCAGATGCGGAAGAGGGGGGACACTGGACGAGTGGTAATCCCTTTCGTGCCAAAACTACGGTGAATTACCAAACGAGGGAAGAAGACAAGGCAAACGATTCGTACCAACGAATTGGAACAACAATCACGCAAGTGGACACTACACCAAGAGGAGATAACCCCGACgaggaagaaatgaaagaagTGCAAATTGACATGCCCTCAAATGATGTATATGAAGGAAAATTAAgtaatgatttaaaaaaagacttTCACGTGCTCATTAACGGAATAAGTAATAAGCAAAATTTAACCTGGGCCTTtgatggaaataaaaatgaagggagaaaaaacgctTCGCCAAATAGTAACATCCATGTGAATGTGTCCAACGTGGAAAAATCTTTCCATTCAAATGGGCCTATAAATTCCCCCTTCAGAAAATCCAAAAGTGATATTTATTCTTACTCCCTcaatttatgtaaaaatggacATGGAAGGGACGATTATACGGATGAAATAAATGGTATGCTTCTTCTGAGGAAGTTACATTCTCGGAGGAACTGCCCCATCAAGCACAAAACGAGTGACGAAAGTGTGCATACCCTTTTGCAAACCAAAAGTGCCGACAATTATGCAAactgcaaatttttatattttcccaGTGACGAAAAGATGCATGTGCATTTCGAACAGATAAACGAATTGGAGGCAACCaaagaaagggggaaaaaaaacccaacTGAAGATTCTccacaaaattttgaaacaaATCACCAGATGGTTATTACCCCCCTGGGAAGTGCAAATTACTCCCAAGTTGATGTTACCCCTCAGTGTAGCAACATGAACAAGTTTGAAACGTTTCCCAATTCAGTACACAAGAGAAAAGGAATTCCACCAAAGGGTAGTAATCAGGAGGGATATGCAGATATGCAAAAGTGCCAATCGAAGGACAGAATTTTGTACTTCCTAAATTCGTTCAAtcgaaaaagtaaaatgtaCAAAGATGTGAATATGCTATCCGTGCCGGACAACGTCTACAATGTGATTCCAAAAATCAACAAAGGAAATGGCCACAGCAACTTTGATGAAACCTTAAATAGCATTTTCAACTATTACAAGTACAACTTTTTGCTCTCCTTCAGTGAGAAGAACAAGAAACGGGGGACCCTTGCCAAATATAAACAGGCTAGACCTGCCCACTGGGTGCCCAGCCACGGCGAGGTGGGCCGCAGTGACGGCGATATGCGAAATGGCCGCGATGGAGCCTTCCTCAATGGCAGCCGCGATAGGGCGTACGCGCAAAGCATCCAAGAGGGAAACGCAAATTCGTCCAGCCCCCCAAATGACGACGTTGCCTCCTACAGCGACAACAACGTGGGGGAAAATGAGCCCAAAAAAACGTTCGCCACTCCTAATTCTAAGTTAAGCTATTTGAACAAATTTCATGCTgatgagaagaaggagcCATTACTCATGGGTCACCAGAAGGAAAACCACTACGACGAATTGCCAACAATTAATTTGATTTGCCCAGAAAAGCCTTTGCATGGGTATGAGGATGCTTACCAGATAGATGACTACGtcaatggaaaaattaatgaaaatatcaTCCACGTCTACCCCTCTAGGTACTTACGAATCAAGCACGTCAAAATTACGGAGGTGCTCCTATTCGTTGCAGTGCTCCTGCTGCTCATTTCAGTGTTCTATGATTTTTCCTACTGA